The genome window TCACGCTcgaaaaaatgcaaacaaaggGTCGCCGTGAAGCATCCTCTTCGACCAGCCAATGCCGGCCACAACAGATGACGTCTTCCTATTTTTGGGGGTCTCTGATAATCACAAGAAACACAGTAAATCATCACCTGCCTGATCTGTCTTTATCTAAATGACTGACGATTCCGGAAATGCACTGTGAACTAGTTGCAgtcaaaagataagaaggaaagtctGGGCGTGTCAGGGCCATGGGTAGAGGTCATGAGTGGGCTGATGCTACTGTCTTACTGCTGGACCCAACCTCCTCCAGCAATCCCCACAACCGAGAGGAGACAATTCGCCACCGAGTCTGACACCAATCATCCTCTTGAACTTTATTTACCTCCACGCCACACCGACGGATTTACACACCCCTCATGATGTCCAGCGCTCACTGCATCCCAGCAAGTGGTGCACCCTGCCATGGTACTGTAAGCATGGCGGCCAAACCTCATATCAGACTGCACAGTACGTACAACAAAGTACAAAGCAAATTATTTTCTACTTGATTTCTATGATTGGTGTAGCAagtcatcgtctctctctctctctctctctctctctctctctctctctctctctctctctctctctctctctctcacacacacacacacacacacacacacaaataagatagtgtgtgtgtgtgtgagagagagagagagagagagagagagagagagagagagagagagagagagagagagagagaaagagagataacgGAACGGTAAGGGGAGATATGCACGTGTTGGTTAAACAAAGATTATGGTAAAGTTACAAGATTGGGTAAATGATGGAGGTTGTTCTGGGGGAGATGGGAGACCGGGTTGGAGGTGTAGGGCTTGGGGTCACGGCACGCCTCACCACCCGAGGACGTCCACCTCCTATTCTTGAGCATGACAACAGACCAGTGTGGCGGCACAGCTTAGTTAGGTAAAGCTGCATCAGGTGGTGTACGCACTGCGTCGCAGAACGCGGCATGTTTTTCATGAAGTCAAGCAAACTTACAGCAGTGCGCGTTCAGCCGAGGAGAAATTATTTCTCTATCCATTTATCAAAATCTGATAGCTTActttaaagagaaaatattaattgacacacacacacacacacacacacacacacacacacacacactgaacgctAAAATACATTTATATTCAAGCGTACATCACAAAATTTTCACTGAGGAGTGTGAGAGTAGGGCTACTGATGAGAAGTGACGGTTCACAAATACTGTTACAACAGACAAAATTTACAATCTAATGACGAATAAGATTCATTTAGACGTGTCACTTTGCAAACATTAGGCTTATCACTATTGTTTTAATCAATTAATCTACTTACTTTTTAGCTAAATAGTTATcagtattattttcattattgttattgttgctgttataattataattattatcattgttagtagtagtagtagtagtagtagtagtagtagtagtagtagtagtagcagtagtagtagtagtagaagaagaagaacaagaagaagaagaagaagaagaagaagaagaagaagaggaggaggaggaagaggaagaagactagtagtagtagtagtagtagtagtagtagtagtagtagaagtggtagtagtagaaaagaagaacaacaacaagaacaagaacaagaaaaataagaagaacaagaagaagtacagccgtacagtagtagtagtagtagtagtagtagtagtagtagtagtagcagtagtaatagtagtagtagtacaattttcattatcatcatttcttcctttttttcccccttaacAGCTATCACCGTTCGTTTCCTGACCCGCCGCTACATCGGGGAATACAGTTCAGACTCGGGTAAGAATCACACTTTGGCAGCAGCACCTTACACCAGCCTGGGAGGACCATGAGAGTTATTGGTCACCAGGTGCGGCGATGATCACTATTATACAATACACTACGAACCGCGCTATGGTGCAGTGTTTGCTAGAGAGGATGTCACTTGGAATCATGTAACTTTTTAACTTAGAGGATATAAAAAGAGAATGTTGAATGCTATCTCATTAACTTGTATAAATAATGTTAAAAACTAAGACATAAGAACTTAGGTATATGTAAATGGTTCGCCATATTGAATGACAGGGATGTTGTTTCGTTGAATGCCATGTCTCCAATTCAGAAAATATGTGAAGACTTGGCTGCTTGGTTTGACATGAACATTGCTGTGTTTCTTAAATTATGACGTCAAGTCTAATAGTCTATAAATCGGGTGTTTACTCTATACAGGGAAACCATATTCATAACCAATAAATATACTGCACCTTTTTCTGACAGAAATGATGTACCAGCACGACACCACGGTGGACCATGCACCCGCCTGCCTCCAGCTACTAGATGTCACCACATTGCAGGCGAGTTGTCCATTACCTATGCAATATGCTTTATGCTCGCACAAATACCATAATTGCACTTTAATGGGATCATAACCTATGCAATCTCAACTTTAATATGACCATGTCTTTCCAGACACCTTACCAAATCCTAAATCACCTCTCCTGGGCTCACGCCTTTGTGGTCGTCTACGACATCACCAGCAGAACTTCCTTCATTCACGCCAGACAACTGCTGCATATCCTTCATTCTCGTTTTCATACAAATCCTTCCTTTTCCAAAAATTTACCTCCACAACCAAGTTCCTATAAAACTAGTGATTGTGCTACGCACACGAACATTTCCCATGAAATAATAGTTCCTGCATGTTCTAGAAACGATAGGACAACAAACGGTGACTGTGTTTTAAGTGAACAGCCTATGTTACCCATTACCAGTGTTGCTTCCCGGCCTCCACAGCCACCCCACAGCCTCACATCAACAAACCATCATGCACACCAGTGTTACCAAGCTGACCCATCACCGACTGGACAGCGTTACTCTATCCAGTCATCTCTCCCGATCTCCTCGCATGGAAGGCAGGAACCTGCCACTCTCATATCCTATCAGTACCAACGGCCGGACGCCAACCGTCTGCGCCATGCCACCACTCCCTACTATGGTTTCTCGCGCAGCACAACTGGTGACACGCCCCTCATTCACTGTCGCTGTCACTGCCACAATCTTCATACTAAGTTACCATGTGGTACAACTTTAGATAATTACGACAGTAAATATAGCAAAAGCTCATTTATTCCTAGTCATGTTTATTATGATTCTATAGATACTTTAGTTGAAGACCATCCAAGGTACAATTACAACAGAGGCACAAGATGGTCTCCTACGGACAAGGTACGGCGAATTCCACTAGGCTATCACACCAGCTTTGACTTATGTGATGAAGGACAAAAGCCGGAGTGTTATTTTGAGAGGAGTACTAGCGGGTGCAACTTGCATCACTCCTGCAACAGACACCTTCCTGAACATGCTGCCTCCCGTTACCAAGAGTGTCTTCCATCGAAAGGAGGCTGTTCCTCTACTGGGCCTCTGCAAAGGCATACCACTCTTCTCCTCGGCAACAAACGAGACTTGGAGCACATCAGGTAAGAACTTCCATACTTCACAGCAAACATAAGTAAATAATTGAGCTGATATTCCATTTTACCATTTAACAAAAACTAATCGTTGGCGCCTTTGCTAATTCTGTCACTGTACAAGTAATGGCTCTGATCTATGTCTGTGACTGCTTCAGGCGCGTGTGGACCGACGAGGGAGAGGCGCTTTCTCTGGAATTCAGCTGCCAGTTCTATGAGGTGTCGGCAGCAGAGTCCGTTCTTGGGGTTCATCTAGCCTTTCACTCCCTTCTGAAGGAGACTCGGGCTCTGCAGCTTATAAAGAGTCTGCCTTATGGGAATTCTCAGGATTCTTCCAAAGGCACCGTGTCCTCGGCTGTATCTAAGGTCATTGGCAACTTTTTCCGGGTAGGTAAAGTTGGTCACAAGAGACAGTCAAACAGCATCTGACCAGCGTGAATGCATCAGGTACTCTTCAAATCTTTATGTTCTCCTATATAACCCACCAGAGTCCTCGCCCAAGAATAAGCTACACTAGTTCATGAATAGTTCCAAatattgttatttatgttttattctaAACCAACGAAGCACTTCAGGGTTGCGTTAGCTACCCAATACAGTGTTAACTACCTAGACGCGCACGAGCAGTGAAGATATTTTGCGGgaccgataaaaaaaaaaaaaaaaaaaaacttttcactCGTTAGAACCGTGTAAAAACAAACCGGAACTTTATGGAATTAGCAAATATGTTTTATAAAGCGGTGTCGAGAAGAAAATTAGTATCATGAGAGCTttttattagaaagaaaaaataatgataatgagcaGCGCTCTTCAAATACGTTCGCCCGCTGGATTAGGAAcatatttatcatcattattattatttttattattattattattattattattattattattatcatcatcatcatcatcaccattaatataatttttatcattattattattattgttatcactattactatcattaaatgtttttattatattgtaCGGTATGTGCGTCTCAATTTTGATACCTTGAGAGAAAAATCGTACAAAATCAAGACGGTAGCGGTGGTCACGTCGCATGTGGGAACGCAGGAAATAGAGGGGAAATATACTGTACAGAGTCGTACACTGTTAATAAAACCTGCACGTTAACCTTAATATCTTAAAAGTAATTGTCCAGTTATAGGTTTGAAGGACCCGTGGCAACATTTCACACTATCtagtaaaagaaacaaatactacaaaaatagataaacaaattaaCTAAACTACATATTCTAGGTAGATTAGATGGATCCAGGCATCACTAAGTCTTAGTCTGTTAAGTTTAtattaaagaaagacaaacatgaCACGAGTATTGTTCTTACCCAGGATTCAACGCTAAGTAATTTCAACAGACTAGACTTCAACGTTCAATTTATCCGCTTTGAAGGGTTCCAGATAGCTAGGTGCGGCAGTCCTTCCTTGGACAACGAACATCCTGCCAGACAAGCATCACATCTTCAAGTCATGTATTCGATATCAATGTTcctttcagaaaaaaataaaataaataaataaataattaataataataataataataatacgaaacaTCTTTTACTTAATATAAAGGCAGGTTCTCACgtgtcaatttgcgactgaGATTGCAAGTCAGTACAGTTTTCGACTGAATATCGGTGGCTAGCGACTGGAAAAACCATTTGCAAAACaagacatgttggtcttgttcagtcgatttgcgacgttgtgacgtcacggagaaaagtttgaaaatgtggtgtcaatGTAAAGAAGAATATTTTGGAGTTGATGAGGttaaaagagcacatctgggactCTAGAAGTAAAAAGCTTAAACAAATTGGCATTCGATGAATTCGTtgccactctccgatgactgTTTCCttctatgcagggtgttgttggaggtgaggattgaagacttgtcaggatttaatttgatcgcaatcgtcatcgtcaccagaggacAACATCCAGCCGATACATcatactttccagtcgctatgtgtgaacgtgttccgactacatgggctcagtcgatacttttATCGACTTGCGATTTAAGTCACATATTGATACGTGTGAACTTGACATAAGTTCGTCAAAGAATTCAGTTGTAGATTTCATCGGATGCGGTAAGTAgccgaataaaaaaaaaacaaataaatgaaaaagaaatatagaaaaaaatcaaaacaaacctaAAGATTTATAATCAAATAAGCCATGCAACGCACTAAAATACAACACTTCATCCAGTTAATTCATTATACATGGTCAGTTCCGCTACTGCAACACCAAACTTATATAACTTTCATAGCAAGCTAGTTGTTCCACCACATTGGGTGATCAGCAACTGTTAACCCGTTGATTGTTGTAACTTATCTTCTGAACCAGAGTGAAATGCAGCGTGCGAATTTGGCCTCACATtaaaggcaggttcacacgtgccaatttgcgacttaAATTGTCGATAGAGTTTCCGACTAAATATATGTGCCTAGCAAATGGAAAAgtcagtcgcaaaacaagaccaacatgttggtatGTTCaatcgatttgcgactttaattacgttgtgacgtcacggaataAGCTTTGAAAGAGTGGTCTCCAGGTGAAGAGATGGTGGAgttggtgaggggaaaaaaaaaacacatctggAACTCCACAAATTAATGATACGGAAAAACACAaattaatgatagaaaaaaaaaaaaaaaaaaaaaaaaaaaaaaaaaccgtaaaTCGTGGTTGGACGAAACAGGTGCCAGTCTTCAAGAACCGTTTCtttcaatgcagggtgttgttggaggtgaggattgaagattTGTCAGGAtctaatttgatcgcaattgtgcatagtcttcttaagattagtgtgtggtggacactccttctcctttctttccttctactttgccagggacgtatccacaggcattttctattctgttgactcttccggtacgccaaaagaagagcaaccaccgctTCAACATCGCCACTGGAGGATGACATCTTGGCGggttgctgtttgtttacattcacttcccccAAAAGGCACCAACTAGTcaatactttccagtcgctatgtgtgacgttTTTCCGACTAGAaaggctcagtcgatactttcatcgacttgcaatttcagtcgcaaattggcacgtgtgaactcgCAGCGTGACGATTGTGTGAGGAACGTGTCCGTCCAACCACAGACGAGGTAAGACTTACATTAACTAGTCTCAGTAAAATAACGTCGTCAGACTTACTCACATACAAATCAGGGGTCATATACTACTGGTAAAGGGAACTATAGCAACCTACAGTAGCCATACAACATTGCAAGAAGCCAATATACTCACCCAGCTCATCGTTGTTCTGCAGCTCACTGATCCCATTCAGAGTAAACCTTGCGGAATCTCGTGTAATTGATAATGTCCAGATTATCACAGGTAGTCGTCTCCTGACCACGATGTTGACAGCATCGCGACACGCGGTGCATTGCCCAATGGGGCACTTAACTACTATTTTAAACAGTAAACATTTCCTTGTAAACACCAACAATACTGACGTTCGGACCACCCGACCTAAAGGCAGTGCTTCCATGAGTcgatgaaatcttaccctagattgtcgaagttgcccgttaattgttgattaatgcactcttatcatacataagtttaaatattgccccacccccacccccaaacacactcacaggtctacacactacagccactactgcggctgccctgtgtggactcgtcctcacaagtgactgactgtgtgtgaactgtgatctaaccgtccgaaggtccaaaacgtgtacgtGTAGTAGatgggtgagtggagactggggaaAAAGGGGATTGggtgggggggtgaagggatgatacaggtcacggggatgattgtgtacatgaatcgaacatgaaagagaaccagcctgccaccagattggcaccattccaagcacacctatccatagaACGGCAAATTACCCTAAAATTATCCGTTTATgaattaccctaaacactaccctaagggttcaattaccctagtttagggtattttaccctaaaatggaagcactgccTAAAGGATTCTCCATGCGTTCTTTGGTAGATACAGTGTTCAGTGTCACTAAACATCAAAATTAAAAACTGTCTTTTAACTAACATGGTTTCTATTTATATGCATTGTATATTAAATAAAAGATgttattatttatgtatcttttgATCTCTGTAAATAGCGTTAGTattaaaatacaaaagaatatgGTCGTCACGGACTGTGTCACATGGTTTGGTATTCATCCCATCTGCATTGGATCAAGACTTTTTACTTCACATGGCTAAATTAAAATCAAGCTCCACATGATTTCTTTGAcgagtcatgttttttttttcctctactgtatttatttcttaAGGGTTAATAAAATGTTCTGAAAGCCTTATGACTAATAAGTGTTAAATTCCTTATTTACCAACTCAGCTTAACACTCAAGACTGCTTACTCTAATTTCAGTGCATAGTTTTTGTTGAAAGTAACCAAATCCAGAACATCAGCACTCACCAACCTAACTTCCTAaaaacatactttttttttctttttctcgcggGATGGGGGGTCGTGGTTGCCATCACTATACTATCGCAGCACCCAGTGCTCAACAGTAGCTTAACAGGACTGTCAACTGCCCTCATCAAACCCATGACAATTAGTCACGGCATAACGAATAACTGACCAATCTTAGCTACAGGGGGTTAAACTGGACCACCAGTAACCGATCCAACTGAGGAAAGCTTATGCAGGACCAATACCAAAAATTTTGTGATATGACTGTCATGGTCCAAGTGATTTGATAGAACTTCCTATTATGGCTATTTACAAGAGGCACATCATCAA of Portunus trituberculatus isolate SZX2019 chromosome 37, ASM1759143v1, whole genome shotgun sequence contains these proteins:
- the LOC123514298 gene encoding uncharacterized protein LOC123514298 — its product is MKFKIGFLASLPLTTDTELVTTTVKFQPRGERLERVGGGRDRDQYRACLQTVADETGQEEDPRDRHCLLPHPANTRVNAALQCYKSHAVVDGDCSAPRGRSSSTSSSESSNTNTSDSISFNSTNSSGSTASTGNSLASSSVHNSDSTNVQTSKRPGKTFFTFSPRNDSRKRRIGTGTNSPAGVALTTTTTTTACLEFSVNGKANIGNNVTKGVKLKTNSLSSNSSYESQTSSNSSNKSFRKFFHRGNVFSNSFKMRNSIKKSAKSSDKSTRKSTTAKATTINNSSSITNSINSNIEENSRFLLPADSVTNIVVVGDKGVGKSAITVRFLTRRYIGEYSSDSEMMYQHDTTVDHAPACLQLLDVTTLQTPYQILNHLSWAHAFVVVYDITSRTSFIHARQLLHILHSRFHTNPSFSKNLPPQPSSYKTSDCATHTNISHEIIVPACSRNDRTTNGDCVLSEQPMLPITSVASRPPQPPHSLTSTNHHAHQCYQADPSPTGQRYSIQSSLPISSHGRQEPATLISYQYQRPDANRLRHATTPYYGFSRSTTGDTPLIHCRCHCHNLHTKLPCGTTLDNYDSKYSKSSFIPSHVYYDSIDTLVEDHPRYNYNRGTRWSPTDKVRRIPLGYHTSFDLCDEGQKPECYFERSTSGCNLHHSCNRHLPEHAASRYQECLPSKGGCSSTGPLQRHTTLLLGNKRDLEHIRRVWTDEGEALSLEFSCQFYEVSAAESVLGVHLAFHSLLKETRALQLIKSLPYGNSQDSSKGTVSSAVSKVIGNFFRVGKVGHKRQSNSI